In the Phycisphaerae bacterium genome, one interval contains:
- a CDS encoding aminoacyl-histidine dipeptidase translates to MIQKAEGTKIESLEPRPVWDVFAGILRVPRPSKHEEKIRAHILGLAKEKGLKAKEDGVGNIVVDVPATKGHEKAPLTVLQAHLDMVCEKTGDSTHDFDQEGIHAFVDRDPASGEAILRARGTTLGADNGIGVALAFAAATDKDVVHGPLELLFTIDEEAGMTGAKALTPQSFRGRRMLNLDSEEDDRIYIGCAGGCDTNLTWRFDTAPVEPGYESAEVVISGLRGGHSGCDIHEGRSSAIKLLARILSRCGEENLRIVRVSGGSKRNAIPRDAAATVCGPKSLFDRLARTAEEVRAESAAESFEPSAKIEVRKAADGDAASAMSASDTQRLLDALLSLPHGVLGMHPRVPGLVESSNNISTIASSKNGSSLRVEVGTLSRSSSDSRIAEVLAQIEAVARLSGASVERANDYPGWAPNPQSPTLEIARNVYKELFDNDPEVAAIHAGLECGIIGKRVGEMDMISIGPRITGAHTPEECVFIPSVEKSWQFLSVLLRKLAAG, encoded by the coding sequence ATGATTCAAAAAGCCGAGGGGACCAAAATCGAAAGCCTCGAGCCGCGCCCGGTTTGGGACGTATTCGCGGGAATTCTGCGCGTTCCGCGACCCTCCAAGCACGAAGAGAAGATTCGCGCCCATATCCTGGGGCTTGCCAAGGAAAAAGGCCTGAAAGCCAAGGAGGACGGTGTCGGAAACATTGTGGTCGACGTACCGGCCACAAAGGGGCACGAAAAGGCCCCGCTCACGGTCCTTCAGGCCCACTTGGACATGGTCTGCGAAAAAACCGGCGACTCCACGCACGACTTCGATCAGGAGGGCATTCACGCTTTTGTCGATCGCGACCCGGCCTCGGGTGAGGCGATTCTGCGGGCCCGCGGAACAACCTTGGGCGCCGACAACGGTATCGGTGTCGCCTTGGCGTTCGCGGCCGCGACGGACAAGGACGTGGTTCACGGCCCCCTCGAATTGCTCTTCACCATCGACGAAGAGGCCGGCATGACGGGAGCCAAGGCGCTGACGCCGCAGTCATTCCGAGGCCGGCGTATGCTCAACCTCGACTCGGAGGAAGACGATCGGATCTACATCGGCTGCGCGGGTGGTTGTGATACCAATCTGACATGGCGATTCGACACCGCGCCGGTCGAGCCCGGATACGAATCAGCCGAGGTCGTAATTTCCGGCCTGCGCGGCGGCCACAGCGGCTGCGACATTCACGAGGGGCGCTCCAGCGCGATCAAGCTCCTGGCTCGCATCCTTTCGCGGTGCGGCGAAGAGAACTTGCGGATCGTCCGAGTCTCCGGTGGCAGCAAACGAAACGCCATCCCACGGGACGCGGCCGCGACCGTCTGTGGGCCCAAGAGTCTGTTCGACCGGTTGGCGCGAACCGCCGAGGAGGTGCGGGCGGAATCGGCGGCGGAGTCATTCGAGCCGTCGGCTAAGATCGAGGTGCGTAAGGCGGCCGATGGGGACGCCGCGTCCGCCATGTCCGCTTCGGATACCCAACGGCTCCTTGATGCCCTGTTGAGTCTTCCGCACGGCGTTTTGGGAATGCACCCCCGTGTCCCAGGTCTCGTGGAGAGCTCGAACAACATCTCGACGATCGCCTCATCGAAGAACGGCTCCAGCCTGCGTGTTGAGGTCGGAACGTTGTCGCGAAGCTCCAGTGATTCGCGAATTGCGGAAGTTCTAGCGCAGATTGAGGCCGTGGCGCGGCTATCCGGTGCGTCCGTGGAAAGGGCGAATGACTATCCGGGGTGGGCGCCAAATCCGCAATCGCCGACGCTGGAGATTGCCCGGAATGTCTACAAAGAGCTATTCGACAACGATCCGGAGGTCGCCGCAATTCACGCCGGGCTGGAATGCGGCATCATCGGCAAGCGCGTGGGCGAGATGGACATGATTTCGATTGGCCCGCGTATCACGGGAGCGCACACACCCGAGGAGTGCGTGTTCATACCCTCTGTGGAAAAGAGCTGGCAGTTCTTGAGCGTTCTGTTGCGCAAACTGGCTGCCGGCTGA
- a CDS encoding PD40 domain-containing protein — protein MSASIRTLLSICLIAVLSPAAWGQTHLMRYADVHDDLIVFTYEDDLWLVSTDGGEARRITSDPGAETWAKFSPDGRWVAFSAEYDGDTDVFVMSVDGGMPKRLTFHPANDGVLGWFPDGKHIFFRSRREYPSRAEMIYKVSIDGGMPEKLPVDRAGLTALSPDATMIVYNRISRENRTWKRHQGGTAQDLWLGSLAKGDYHKITDWVGTDNYPMWEGDAIYFTSDRDFGTLNIFRYDVSSGSVTRLTDYRDYDVKFPSIGTGKIVYQYEEKLHLLDLATGESREVQAVIPSDRVRMRPELVDVEPRTGSFRLSPTGKRLVLDVRGEVVNVPVEDDGGTFVNVTDAPGSREKDAVWSPDGKWIAFFSDRTGEEELYLADPNGQEEPRRLTTGGMGFRRQPEWSPDGKWLMFSDKFLKLNLVNAETGAITVVDQGEYDDGWNRWGIQDYAWSPDSRWIAYSKLEQSLYESIFIYSLDDASIHRVTSEMTSDWSPTWDPKGRYLYFLSMRHFAPIMGFVDQNHIFLDMTVPHIVLLKTDEASPFAPKVVEEEVKESKETKGETADAASKGEGDRPKEDSAGEKKVESKKSDGVKVDIDFEGIGRRIIAAKGVEPGNYFRLEATDKGLLFLSRSKNQFEKYQYVDDGTSDRLNLMSYKLDDAETSEVLGRINNYHLSPDGKKLVYRAGSTYGVVDVHAKGKVGDGEVDLSHAFITVDRLKEFLQIFDEAWRVQRDWFYDPNMHGVDWQAMREKYRKLVPDCGNRGDLNYVIGEMISELNIGHTYVFGGDIERDARRVPIGLLGADFARDGSADYYRITRIYPGTPWDEDERGPLAEPGCGVREGDYLISIDGKEIGVGENLHERLLNKAGTIVTISYNDRPSAEGAKSCRIRTTRSEGSVRYRDWVERNGAFVDQASNGQIGYLHIPNMGEQGLIEFAKAFYPQYYKKGLIVDVRANGGGFTSRMIIDRLERELSSITKPREGKPIPDPERVFNGHLVVLLNEDTGSDGELFSETVKTHKLAPLIGMRTWGGAVGIELHQPLVDGGGTTPPQFGPYNLAGKWIIEGRGVEPDIEVQNMPGDVLKGIDAQLQAGIDNLRKRIGDDPRDLPPPPPYPDKSKPKS, from the coding sequence ATGTCAGCTTCCATCCGAACCTTGCTGTCGATCTGCCTGATTGCCGTCCTGAGCCCGGCTGCATGGGGTCAGACCCATCTGATGCGTTACGCGGATGTCCATGACGACCTGATCGTGTTCACCTACGAGGACGACCTCTGGCTCGTCTCAACCGACGGGGGCGAAGCCCGTCGTATCACCAGTGACCCCGGCGCGGAAACGTGGGCCAAGTTCTCACCCGACGGGCGCTGGGTAGCCTTCAGCGCCGAATACGACGGCGACACGGATGTTTTCGTGATGAGCGTTGACGGCGGAATGCCCAAGCGCCTGACCTTCCACCCGGCCAACGACGGCGTACTTGGCTGGTTCCCCGACGGCAAGCACATTTTCTTCCGTTCGCGTCGGGAGTACCCATCGCGCGCCGAAATGATCTACAAGGTTTCCATTGACGGTGGAATGCCCGAAAAGCTCCCCGTGGACCGCGCCGGGCTGACGGCGCTCTCACCCGATGCGACGATGATCGTCTACAACCGCATCAGCCGGGAGAATCGCACGTGGAAGCGGCACCAGGGCGGCACCGCCCAGGACCTCTGGCTCGGTAGTCTGGCCAAGGGCGATTACCACAAGATCACCGACTGGGTCGGCACGGATAATTACCCGATGTGGGAAGGCGACGCGATCTATTTCACGTCGGATCGCGATTTTGGCACGTTGAACATCTTTCGCTACGACGTTTCGTCGGGAAGTGTCACGCGCCTCACGGACTACCGCGACTACGACGTGAAGTTCCCGTCTATTGGAACGGGCAAAATCGTCTACCAGTACGAGGAGAAGCTGCACCTGCTCGATCTTGCGACAGGCGAGTCTCGGGAGGTACAGGCCGTGATTCCCTCCGACCGCGTTCGCATGCGACCCGAACTGGTAGATGTCGAGCCGCGGACAGGTTCGTTCCGGCTCTCGCCGACCGGCAAGCGGCTCGTGCTGGATGTACGGGGCGAAGTGGTGAACGTGCCCGTGGAGGACGACGGGGGCACGTTCGTGAACGTTACCGACGCGCCCGGCTCCCGGGAGAAAGACGCAGTTTGGTCACCTGACGGGAAGTGGATCGCTTTCTTCTCAGACCGGACCGGCGAAGAGGAACTTTACCTTGCCGATCCGAACGGGCAGGAGGAACCGCGCCGGCTTACCACGGGCGGGATGGGCTTTCGCCGCCAACCGGAGTGGTCGCCGGACGGCAAGTGGCTCATGTTCTCCGACAAGTTCTTGAAGCTGAACCTGGTCAACGCGGAGACCGGTGCAATCACCGTTGTCGACCAGGGTGAATACGACGACGGCTGGAACCGCTGGGGCATCCAGGACTACGCCTGGTCGCCGGACAGCCGTTGGATCGCCTACTCGAAGCTTGAGCAGAGCCTCTACGAGTCGATCTTCATATACTCGCTGGACGACGCCTCCATTCATCGCGTCACCAGTGAAATGACCTCCGACTGGAGTCCGACCTGGGATCCGAAAGGTCGGTACCTCTACTTCCTCTCCATGCGTCACTTCGCGCCGATTATGGGATTCGTCGATCAGAACCACATCTTCCTCGATATGACCGTTCCGCACATCGTGCTGCTCAAGACCGATGAGGCTTCGCCGTTCGCGCCGAAGGTCGTTGAGGAAGAAGTGAAGGAGTCGAAAGAGACAAAAGGCGAGACCGCGGACGCCGCGTCCAAGGGCGAGGGTGACCGGCCCAAGGAGGACTCCGCCGGTGAGAAGAAGGTCGAATCAAAGAAATCAGACGGTGTCAAGGTCGATATCGACTTCGAGGGCATCGGCCGGCGGATCATCGCCGCCAAGGGGGTCGAACCCGGCAACTACTTCCGGCTCGAAGCCACGGACAAGGGCCTGCTCTTCCTGTCGCGCAGCAAGAATCAGTTTGAAAAGTATCAATATGTGGACGACGGGACTTCTGACAGGCTTAACTTAATGAGCTACAAGCTCGATGACGCCGAGACTTCGGAAGTGCTCGGCCGGATCAACAACTATCACCTCTCGCCGGACGGCAAGAAGCTCGTCTACCGGGCGGGCTCGACCTATGGTGTGGTCGATGTGCACGCCAAGGGCAAGGTGGGTGATGGCGAGGTCGATCTATCGCACGCCTTCATTACCGTTGATCGCCTCAAGGAGTTTCTCCAGATATTCGACGAAGCCTGGCGTGTGCAGCGTGACTGGTTCTATGACCCGAACATGCACGGCGTGGACTGGCAGGCGATGCGCGAAAAATACCGCAAGCTCGTTCCCGACTGCGGCAACCGCGGCGACCTGAACTATGTCATCGGGGAGATGATCAGCGAGCTCAACATCGGGCATACCTATGTCTTCGGCGGCGATATCGAGCGCGACGCCCGCCGCGTTCCCATCGGACTGCTCGGTGCCGACTTCGCCCGCGACGGGAGCGCGGACTATTACCGCATTACGCGTATCTACCCCGGCACACCGTGGGACGAGGACGAGCGCGGCCCGCTTGCCGAACCCGGATGCGGTGTTCGTGAAGGCGACTACCTTATTTCGATCGATGGAAAGGAGATCGGCGTCGGCGAGAACCTCCACGAGCGGCTTCTGAACAAGGCCGGAACCATCGTTACGATCAGCTATAACGATCGGCCCAGCGCCGAGGGCGCCAAGTCATGCCGCATTCGCACCACGCGCAGCGAAGGCTCGGTGCGTTATCGCGATTGGGTAGAACGCAACGGGGCGTTCGTCGACCAGGCCAGCAACGGTCAGATCGGCTACCTGCACATTCCCAATATGGGCGAACAGGGTCTGATCGAGTTCGCCAAGGCGTTTTACCCGCAGTACTACAAGAAGGGCCTGATTGTTGATGTTCGGGCCAACGGCGGAGGGTTCACCTCGCGAATGATCATCGACCGGCTGGAGCGCGAGCTTTCCTCCATCACCAAACCGCGCGAGGGCAAACCAATCCCGGACCCGGAGCGCGTCTTCAACGGCCACCTCGTCGTCCTGCTCAACGAGGACACGGGATCGGACGGCGAGCTCTTCTCCGAGACAGTCAAGACACACAAGCTCGCTCCGCTGATCGGCATGCGTACCTGGGGCGGCGCCGTGGGCATCGAGCTGCATCAGCCACTGGTGGACGGCGGGGGTACAACGCCTCCGCAGTTCGGGCCCTACAACCTCGCCGGGAAATGGATCATCGAAGGTCGCGGCGTCGAGCCGGACATCGAGGTACAGAATATGCCCGGCGACGTGCTCAAGGGCATCGATGCCCAGCTCCAGGCCGGAATTGATAATCTAAGGAAACGTATCGGCGACGATCCGCGCGATCTTCCGCCGCCGCCGCCGTATCCGGACAAGAGCAAGCCGAAGTCGTAG
- the pepT gene encoding peptidase T, producing MKELLDRFLRYVKVETTAVEETEDYPSSPGQFDLARMLVEELKALGLDDAVMDKFGIVMATVPATVKAAPTIAWLAHMDTSPEFTAKDVKPQVMRNYNGKDIVLPGNKSRVIRVEENPELAELKGKTLITTDGNTLLGADDKSGVAAIMTAVDHLMQNRDLKHGPIRIVFTCDEEVGRGTAKLDLKKIGAICAYTLDGESEAGLENETFSADLATVTITGRNIHPGFAKDVMINAIRLAGQFITRMPWHRLAPERTSGRDGFLHPYVIEGGVPETKIRILLRSFVTAELKEQAKVLRNIAATLEAEFPGAKVDVSIKKQYRNMIEYFEKEPRAVPLAEQAIRNAGLTPKFQSIRGGTDGSRLSEMGLPTPNLSVGMHNFHSPLEFACLEQMESAVKVLIELAQLWGKQKK from the coding sequence ATGAAGGAACTGCTCGATCGCTTCCTGCGCTACGTCAAGGTCGAAACCACCGCCGTAGAGGAAACGGAGGACTATCCGAGTTCGCCCGGCCAATTCGACCTCGCCCGGATGCTCGTCGAAGAGCTCAAGGCGCTCGGGCTTGACGACGCAGTGATGGATAAATTCGGCATCGTCATGGCGACGGTGCCGGCGACGGTCAAAGCAGCCCCCACCATTGCGTGGCTGGCACACATGGATACATCCCCGGAATTCACGGCCAAGGACGTCAAGCCACAGGTCATGCGCAACTACAACGGCAAAGATATCGTCCTGCCTGGAAACAAGTCGCGGGTGATTCGCGTCGAGGAGAACCCGGAATTGGCCGAGCTCAAGGGCAAGACGCTGATTACCACGGACGGCAACACGCTACTCGGCGCGGACGACAAGAGCGGCGTGGCGGCCATCATGACCGCAGTCGACCATCTGATGCAGAACCGCGATCTCAAGCACGGCCCCATCCGCATCGTCTTCACCTGCGATGAGGAAGTCGGCCGGGGTACCGCGAAGCTCGACCTCAAGAAGATCGGCGCCATCTGTGCCTACACACTGGACGGCGAAAGTGAGGCGGGACTGGAAAACGAGACGTTCTCGGCCGATCTGGCGACCGTGACAATCACCGGACGGAACATCCACCCCGGTTTCGCCAAGGACGTGATGATCAACGCCATTCGGCTTGCGGGTCAATTTATTACGCGGATGCCGTGGCACCGACTCGCCCCGGAGCGAACCAGCGGGCGCGACGGCTTCCTTCACCCTTATGTCATCGAGGGTGGCGTTCCGGAGACCAAGATCCGGATCCTCCTGCGCAGCTTCGTCACAGCCGAGCTCAAGGAACAGGCCAAGGTTCTTAGGAATATCGCAGCGACACTTGAAGCGGAATTTCCCGGAGCGAAAGTGGATGTGTCGATCAAGAAGCAATATCGCAACATGATCGAGTACTTCGAGAAGGAACCGCGCGCCGTGCCGCTGGCGGAGCAGGCTATCCGTAACGCAGGGCTCACGCCGAAGTTCCAGTCCATCCGTGGCGGCACGGACGGCTCGCGCCTCAGCGAGATGGGCCTGCCGACGCCCAACCTCTCCGTGGGCATGCACAATTTCCACTCCCCGCTGGAGTTCGCGTGCCTCGAGCAGATGGAATCGGCCGTGAAGGTGCTGATCGAACTCGCTCAGCTTTGGGGGAAGCAGAAGAAGTAG
- a CDS encoding outer membrane lipoprotein carrier protein LolA: protein MNTRIHISLLSLVAFTSLCSCAMAQRIVDVEDEIKKKASEIKSFRAKMTTETKIDNEYLHESKLDATMELSRVGDDILYRMEGTITGRYMPPERAMRFMDRDTLTVCDGKNIYYYVDGTRERFPIKSAAKNRIDAEAPLFPNDRFFNELRTDKKLDLLPDDKVNGQEAYVIVATPHDPGRFRIKRKITWFSKENGLILKQVTYDLDDTPYNTMEMTDIQTNVKIDPARFSFKTPEGVTVQDLTQVAAPAATSAAEKKADEKDAESDSAGSNKKGSEMDSSDGHSAEPKK from the coding sequence ATGAATACGCGGATTCACATCAGCCTGCTTTCCCTGGTCGCGTTTACATCACTCTGCAGCTGCGCCATGGCCCAGCGCATCGTCGATGTCGAGGACGAAATTAAGAAGAAGGCCAGCGAGATCAAGTCCTTTCGGGCCAAGATGACGACTGAGACGAAGATCGACAACGAGTACCTCCACGAATCGAAGCTCGACGCCACCATGGAGTTGTCTCGCGTCGGCGACGATATTCTGTACCGCATGGAAGGCACCATTACCGGCAGGTACATGCCTCCCGAGCGAGCCATGCGCTTTATGGACCGCGACACGCTTACCGTCTGCGACGGCAAGAATATCTATTATTATGTCGACGGAACCCGCGAACGGTTCCCAATCAAGAGCGCCGCCAAGAACCGGATTGACGCTGAAGCTCCTCTGTTTCCGAACGACCGTTTCTTTAACGAACTTCGCACCGACAAGAAACTGGATCTACTTCCCGACGACAAGGTCAATGGGCAGGAGGCGTATGTTATTGTTGCGACTCCACACGACCCCGGAAGGTTTCGCATCAAGCGCAAGATCACCTGGTTCAGCAAGGAAAATGGGCTCATTCTCAAGCAGGTGACGTACGATCTGGACGATACGCCGTACAACACGATGGAGATGACCGACATTCAAACGAATGTGAAGATCGATCCCGCGCGGTTTTCGTTCAAGACCCCGGAAGGCGTTACCGTACAGGACCTGACCCAGGTTGCGGCGCCGGCGGCGACAAGTGCCGCGGAAAAAAAGGCCGACGAGAAAGACGCGGAGTCGGATTCAGCGGGTTCGAACAAGAAGGGATCTGAAATGGATTCCTCGGACGGCCATTCTGCAGAGCCGAAGAAGTAG
- a CDS encoding MFS transporter, protein MGTDQDAAQTPASLGLRLGKAFREIKQPFVDLVHAPRALWGVNLGYFLEGIAYWGVLNALAIHFSDFIFAGMEHADIYSHDNVLVLSAGITIAMFLLGGIPDKFGVRFALLTAYGLMIVGRALMAAAPTVMGLQPAGLWSALQLVTLSGILFVVVGYGMYQPAAYAAVRQFTNPKTASMAYAMLYAVMNLGGWLPTFAFLIRDDEFLGWGIPGTYWIYTGITVVSLIVTAAILTRRTVREAVENAKAESSAIKAAAPVSEVSDSAPEVASSEAAVELLHREHVPAHMWLMFFAAIGAVYWRLSAPSEHIVAGIFAAIWIAVNLVPPTRRFLARHPLADAKFAFFIFALIPVQTLFTYNWLILPQYISRAYAGWVGDWWEIPVNANPLMIFIFVPIITALTQKAKVYNMMIWGTLVMGAPAFLLTIGPNPWILFTYLITMTVGEAMWQPRFLQYAAEIAPPGRTGIYIGVAQFPWFLTKLLVPALYSGWMLERYCPAEGARDTSTMWLIFACIAMMSPVALLLARGWVGKDFKKRS, encoded by the coding sequence ATGGGCACTGACCAGGATGCGGCGCAAACTCCTGCCTCGCTGGGGCTCCGTCTGGGCAAGGCGTTTCGCGAAATCAAGCAGCCATTCGTCGACCTCGTTCATGCCCCGCGCGCGCTTTGGGGCGTGAACCTGGGCTACTTCCTGGAGGGCATTGCCTATTGGGGAGTGCTCAATGCCCTCGCGATTCACTTCTCTGATTTCATCTTCGCCGGGATGGAACACGCCGATATCTACTCCCACGACAACGTGCTGGTGCTCTCGGCCGGGATTACCATCGCGATGTTTCTCCTCGGCGGCATACCCGACAAATTCGGGGTCAGATTTGCTTTACTCACTGCGTATGGTCTGATGATCGTCGGACGAGCGTTAATGGCGGCAGCGCCCACCGTAATGGGCCTTCAGCCTGCGGGACTTTGGTCGGCCCTTCAGCTCGTGACCCTCTCCGGCATCCTCTTTGTCGTTGTCGGCTACGGCATGTATCAACCGGCGGCCTACGCGGCCGTTCGACAATTTACGAATCCCAAGACCGCAAGCATGGCCTATGCCATGCTTTACGCAGTGATGAATCTCGGCGGCTGGCTTCCCACATTCGCCTTTCTGATTCGAGACGACGAGTTCCTCGGGTGGGGCATCCCCGGAACATACTGGATCTACACCGGTATTACGGTCGTCTCACTCATCGTCACCGCCGCGATCCTGACGCGCCGGACCGTAAGGGAGGCCGTGGAGAATGCAAAGGCGGAATCGTCCGCGATAAAGGCGGCCGCCCCTGTGTCGGAAGTGAGCGATTCGGCTCCTGAAGTCGCTTCTTCGGAGGCTGCCGTCGAGCTCCTGCATCGCGAGCACGTCCCGGCCCACATGTGGCTCATGTTCTTTGCCGCGATTGGCGCAGTTTATTGGCGCCTTTCCGCTCCTTCAGAACACATTGTTGCCGGAATCTTCGCGGCCATCTGGATTGCTGTGAACCTGGTTCCGCCGACGCGACGATTCCTGGCTCGGCACCCGCTGGCCGATGCCAAGTTCGCATTCTTCATCTTTGCGTTAATTCCCGTGCAGACGTTGTTCACGTACAACTGGCTAATCCTGCCGCAGTACATTTCCCGGGCGTACGCCGGTTGGGTGGGCGATTGGTGGGAGATACCCGTTAACGCCAACCCGCTGATGATCTTCATCTTTGTCCCGATTATCACGGCACTCACGCAGAAGGCGAAAGTCTACAACATGATGATATGGGGCACGCTGGTCATGGGCGCGCCAGCGTTTCTGCTGACGATCGGACCCAATCCCTGGATTCTCTTCACGTACCTCATAACGATGACCGTCGGGGAGGCCATGTGGCAACCTCGCTTCCTCCAGTACGCAGCGGAAATCGCCCCGCCGGGCCGAACGGGAATCTATATCGGCGTGGCTCAGTTTCCTTGGTTCCTGACCAAGCTGCTTGTACCGGCGCTGTACTCTGGTTGGATGCTTGAGCGGTACTGCCCTGCGGAGGGTGCCCGAGATACGTCGACAATGTGGCTGATCTTTGCCTGCATTGCCATGATGTCCCCGGTGGCGCTGCTGCTTGCCCGGGGATGGGTTGGAAAGGACTTCAAGAAGAGGTCGTAG
- a CDS encoding OPT/YSL family transporter — translation MAELDPRIQTSLPENAYRELKPGESYVPMVPPGVTVPEITPRSILFGLAMNVLFAMAATYLALKVGQGIETAIPISILAVGLSGFLLKIGLRRSTIIENINILAISTTSGMVAGGTVFTMPAIYLLGLNKELNLSGTMIFMHIFLVPFLGAIFGVLFLVPFRRYFVKEMHGKLPFPEATATNEILVTGQSGGSNALILVYSFVVASIYTFMTAALRLWPADFTTGKLEIGWTEKVGKAAEGATAAAATAASAFVDKSTEALAFTGKFWTDITERIKAVVEMGTGAEFLGLGFIIGVRYASIIMAGSFLSFLVITPLLAPLSLEALQSINPAISNTDAQTIFSNVPKNIGIGCIFTAGLLSILKMGKVIVTALREALGSLFRKSAGPLTIDRTDEDISYPALAFVGLITTVVMAAYFRFLVFNTMESANFLTIISVLLALGVAFIFITVSAWAIATISVTPISGMTVTTIIVTAVVLSAAGLGRGPNSQLAVLLVGGVVASALSVAGTLVSEFKLGYWAGASPKRIQWSCIIACVLASAVVSLTIMMLAKSPGYDPEVSTQALQAPQANLMKSALDSFLGTGQVPWLPYCVGVVVALALELVKVSPLAFGLGMYLPMGLNLPILVGALVAAAVTKGKADQATMTARRNKGIIIASGFIAGAAIIGVLLNGLGSWSFTEDFIKSLDIFSAMVRDTANPEAKAAELGRMFNWFGLLAFGLLCLFIFWDARRAKPEEGAPEIHM, via the coding sequence ATGGCCGAACTGGACCCCCGTATCCAGACATCGCTTCCGGAGAACGCCTATCGAGAGCTCAAGCCCGGCGAGTCGTATGTGCCGATGGTGCCGCCGGGCGTGACCGTCCCGGAGATCACGCCCCGGTCAATCCTGTTCGGGCTGGCCATGAACGTGCTCTTCGCCATGGCCGCGACCTACCTGGCGCTGAAGGTCGGGCAGGGCATCGAAACGGCGATTCCGATTTCGATTCTGGCGGTGGGCCTGTCGGGCTTCCTTCTGAAGATCGGCCTGCGCCGCAGCACGATCATCGAGAACATCAACATTCTGGCCATCAGCACGACCAGCGGTATGGTCGCGGGCGGCACGGTCTTCACCATGCCGGCGATTTACCTGCTCGGCTTGAACAAGGAACTCAACCTCTCCGGAACCATGATCTTCATGCACATCTTTCTCGTGCCGTTTCTGGGCGCGATTTTCGGTGTGCTTTTTCTGGTCCCGTTCCGCCGCTATTTCGTGAAGGAGATGCACGGAAAGCTGCCCTTCCCCGAGGCCACGGCGACGAATGAGATTCTCGTCACGGGCCAAAGCGGCGGATCCAACGCGCTCATTCTCGTTTATTCGTTTGTCGTCGCATCGATCTATACGTTTATGACGGCAGCGTTGCGACTCTGGCCGGCCGACTTCACCACCGGCAAGCTGGAGATCGGCTGGACGGAGAAGGTCGGCAAAGCCGCGGAAGGGGCCACCGCCGCCGCTGCGACGGCCGCCTCCGCGTTTGTAGACAAGTCGACTGAGGCCCTGGCATTCACGGGCAAGTTCTGGACGGACATTACGGAGCGGATCAAAGCCGTCGTGGAGATGGGTACAGGGGCCGAATTCCTCGGCCTGGGATTCATCATCGGCGTGCGTTACGCGTCCATCATAATGGCCGGTTCATTCCTCAGCTTCCTGGTCATCACGCCTTTGCTTGCACCCCTGAGCCTGGAAGCGCTTCAATCGATCAATCCGGCGATCTCCAACACCGACGCACAGACCATCTTCTCGAACGTCCCCAAGAACATCGGCATCGGATGTATTTTCACAGCCGGTTTGCTGTCAATTCTCAAGATGGGGAAGGTCATCGTAACAGCACTCCGGGAGGCGCTCGGCAGCCTGTTCCGCAAGTCAGCCGGCCCGTTGACGATCGATCGTACCGATGAAGACATAAGCTATCCGGCGCTCGCCTTCGTCGGACTGATCACGACGGTCGTGATGGCGGCGTATTTCCGATTCCTCGTGTTTAACACGATGGAGAGCGCAAACTTCCTGACCATCATCTCGGTGCTGCTCGCGTTAGGTGTTGCATTTATCTTCATCACGGTCTCGGCATGGGCCATCGCGACGATCTCCGTCACGCCCATCTCGGGTATGACCGTCACGACGATCATTGTCACGGCCGTCGTGCTCAGCGCGGCGGGGCTCGGACGTGGCCCGAACTCGCAGCTCGCCGTGTTGCTCGTCGGAGGCGTCGTGGCGTCCGCCCTGTCCGTGGCCGGAACATTGGTTAGCGAATTCAAACTCGGCTATTGGGCGGGAGCAAGTCCCAAGCGAATCCAATGGAGTTGCATCATCGCATGCGTGCTGGCATCGGCGGTGGTCTCGCTGACAATCATGATGCTGGCCAAGAGCCCCGGCTATGATCCGGAGGTGAGCACCCAGGCGCTTCAGGCCCCGCAGGCTAACTTGATGAAGAGCGCTTTGGACAGTTTCTTGGGGACCGGGCAGGTGCCTTGGCTGCCCTACTGCGTTGGCGTAGTCGTTGCTTTGGCGCTCGAACTGGTCAAGGTGTCTCCGCTGGCCTTCGGACTCGGCATGTACCTACCCATGGGCCTCAACCTCCCGATTCTTGTCGGAGCACTCGTGGCTGCAGCCGTGACCAAGGGTAAGGCCGATCAGGCGACGATGACTGCTCGCCGCAACAAGGGCATTATCATCGCTTCCGGATTCATTGCTGGCGCGGCGATCATCGGCGTCTTGTTGAACGGGCTGGGAAGCTGGTCTTTCACTGAAGATTTCATCAAGTCCCTCGATATTTTCAGCGCGATGGTTCGCGATACCGCGAATCCTGAGGCAAAGGCCGCGGAACTCGGGCGGATGTTCAACTGGTTCGGCCTACTGGCCTTTGGCCTGCTCTGCCTGTTTATCTTCTGGGACGCTCGCCGGGCCAAACCGGAAGAGGGCGCGCCGGAAATCCACATGTGA